Part of the Montipora foliosa isolate CH-2021 chromosome 13, ASM3666993v2, whole genome shotgun sequence genome is shown below.
CGTCTTGTGTGTTATCAGCGGAATGACTAATTCTCTGTTCTGTATCACTTCTGTGTTGACACTCACGGCGGTTTCTATTGACCGTTATCTGGCGATAGTTCATCCTCTGCATTACCAGAACTGGCTCACAGTCAACAGAGCCAAGATGGCATTGGTATACCTCTGGACACAAGCCTCTTTTGCAGCCCTTCTCCCCGTCTTTGGCTGGTCAAGGTATGtcattcatttctttcaaaaaaagtATGAGCTTATTTAAAAGAAGTACGTTAAAGACATTAATGCTCACTGTATTTGTATATATACCGTGCCCTTACGTTTTATTTGTCGCGAATGTTGTCATTGTTTTCCTGTTTGATTTCTGTTTTGCGAACAAGCCAAAAGTGGTAATGATCAAGACGCAACGTGGTGAAGTTTGCGTTTCAGTGTTCAGTTGTTCATTCTTTTGCCATAAAGTAAACAAGTTGACACAAAGGTAAATAAGTTGATATAATAAGTTGATGCAAAGGTAAATAAGTTGGTACAAAACTTGGTTGTATAAAACGGGCTGATAAACTTTAAGTAAATCAACAAGCGCAAGAAAGATTTtcgagctgacgtttcgagcttcCATCCTTCGTCAGCGAGCGGAGGAGTAGCGCTCCGATGAGAGGTCGAACGTTCGAAACGTCACCTCCCAAAGCGTTCCTTCGTTGGTTAATTTACCTTCATTTAAGGGAGAGTATCACCGCATATTCTAGCCGTAACGAATGTTGTCATCAGTTGGTGAGCCAATCGGAAGTGACGTTACAAATTGTTCGGGAAATTTACACGCACGCGTAAAAAGTGCCCCGAAATATTCTTTGTTActaatataaatctccccatcTAAAGCTAAcatatgtcaccattgttaccccgaatttcgctttttctttgCCATGGGGTGCATCCCTCCCCACGAATGAAAGATtatctgttgcatgctcacttTGTCGTTAAAACGTCAAAAGGGACCTTGAGATcaacgacggcgacgtcaacatCGACGACAACACGCAAagcaatgatatcattggttatcAAGAGCATAAATAAGCTGCACcggtgcagcacgcattttattatatacgtaccgagattaagcacatatttttgcggtcctctgcgtaacgacgacgtgaaatcaccaaatttgaggttttgacgacaacttgagcgttcaacagagaatctttcattctccggctatttttactctgaaactactcgtaccgatttatttttaggatacttctccCACATTGTACTACGTGACCGCGATGGAAtaatcactcggcggccattttggagtccgtggggaataaagacTTTGTCTTTGCATCGTCTTTGCACGTttagcctcacactgaatgagaggctAGACGAGcaaatcttttgtttgaacATTGAGTGTAAGGGtctatagaccaatttcgatatattaaaatagtAAAATGTATAAGTGTCACTTTAGGAGGGTAAGGGTTCAAGAAATGGTTTTGAACTGAGGTAAAAGTTTGTATCTCTCAAATTGCAGATACGTTTATTTGCCGTACGAGTTCATCTGCACCGTCCAGTGGGAGTATGATAGAGCCTTCACAATTACTGTCTGGTCAACCTGCTTCATTGCTCCTGTTCTTGTCACTGTGGTCTGTTATTCAGGCATCGGAAAGGTCGCTTCTAAACGAGCTCGCGAAGAACGACTCAACACCGTTGGCAGCGTTGTTAATTCACAGGAGATGTGCCAGGCAGGGGCGTTGCCAGGATATGGTGAGACAAATTCAATACGTGGGAAGGAAAACCTCGCTTTTATGGGGGCACATAAAGACATTGGTGATAAGCTCGAACCTAAGAGACACGAAGTATCGACCACTAAATGCATGGAATATGATGAAAATTTGACACCAGATAGTGTCAGTGTTCGAAAAGATGACCTCCAGGCACAGGGAACCCCTCCTTTTGAGCTCGCTGGGAAATCTTTTAATCCAAAGGAATGGGTTAGTCTCCCATATGCCCTCGGTTCTTCCCTTGGAAATCCCGCCATCGTTTTATCGTTTCCTGACGCAGCAGCTACAAATAACAACTTCGACGAATCTTGTGTGGACAAAAACGGTTCTTGTACTATGCCCTCTATCGTCAAGGGGATGATGGCACAGCGCGCATCAGAGTCAAAGGTAGCATTCTTGCGTAAAATTAGGAAACCTCGTGTAGGTCCCGCGGATGCTGTTTCACCAGCGATTTCAGGTACTCCGATAGCAAAGACCAACGCGTGGAAACTGGAACTCGGACTAAGTTTAGAGGGACAGGAATCTGTGCGTCATACACGGAAATCCATCAAATTGCAAGGTTACTTAGCTCGAGTGCGCGAAAGCAAAGCCCGGCGGAGAGTTGGGGCCAGATGCGACAGAAGGTGAGACGTATATTCACgtgcatttcctttttttttctttctcttttttatcaCAGATGCTTATATATGTTCGTggcttttgattggcttagaacATTGCAGTGCTTGTGTAAAAAGGAGTGCAAttcttcttttaaaaaagtgtaaAATGTAAATCATTCCGATTGGCTAACAAcacaaaagagaaaataaaacgcgGCTTCTTATTGGTGCAAATTTACATCAACTGAGGTCAACGACAACATGATAAAAACGGTTCCCTTTTGGTCGCTCCTTTGGAGGTGAACATTTTGCAATATTTTGCGCAGAGTCCGGCAGTTAACATGTGAAAATAATTAAGTACTTTGCCTCTGAAAATATTCACTGACAAACCTTCGAATTATTTGACAATACGAAAATTGTTGGCTTTCTTGAACtgatatttttttgtgtgttcCCTTAGGAAAGAGATGAAAATGGCATTGATTCTTCTAATCGTCAACGGAACATTTGTGCTGTGCTGGCTTCCTCACTTTGTGGGATCCCTGTGTTTAACTTTTGCAGGTGGCTCGTGCCCATTTCCCGATAGTTTCTTCATCATTACCACCACCCTGGCCATGCTGAATAGCGGTTGCAACCCATTTATTTACACTTTGACTTACCGAAAGTTCAGACAAGCCTTTAAGCGTGTGATGCCTTTTGTGCGTTCGAAACGTCGACCCGAATGTAAGGGTATACCTCCGAATTGATCAACCATTCTTCAACTGCTCAAAGTCGGCTTTTTCTAGTTGTCTCATGATGTCAGACACATCACAGACTGAGATGAGAAAAAAacgttatttttctttgttcaattAATTTACGTAAGAACGAGACGACCGAGCTGATATTTAATTATTCCATATCCCTCTTTCGTTTCCATAGCGCAAATTTTCCCAGACCAAAAGCGACAAAGCTCGTGAAAGGTCAGTGCTTTTAAAGTAAATACTGCTTTAGGCTTTTCAGTGGTAAAATTCTGGGGCATATCACGGACATTCATATGATTCATATGACTAATCTTTTCTACGTTTTGTGAGTGCAGCCCtccacccacccccccccccccccaaaggaAAGAGAACTTgataagaaaacaaaatataagTTAATGTTTTTGACTGTATATTTATTGTTCATGGAAATTTACTAATATCTTACACTCTGAATAAAGTTTGTATTTTTTACGACTGCTAAAAAAGGAATCACTTACAATAATATTTGCTTCACACAAGTTCACTTTTTTCACATAGCAGAAAAAAATTGTTCCACTACAGCTCTGCTTGACTTATCCAACTGATTAAAATAGTTAAGTGGTAAATTCACTTTCTCCCGGAAGAAAATTatgtgatatatatatatatcttgaATAATTCAAAATGTGTCCATTTTTTGTCAAGACCTTTTTGGAAAGCTATTTATTGAAGTCTTGAAGCCTTGACACCTGCTTGTCCAAGCCAAGTTGGCAAGTTGCAACACTCAAAAATTTTAATGCCAACAATCGTGAAGCTTATAAACCGTGACGATATCTCAAAACAAGGAGATACCAAAAGGAAGATAACAAATATTAATACGGAAGCAGCTGCTTTACGTTTTCAAAACGACGTTTTAATGTGTTTCGCTCATAAGGCCAACAAAAGAGGAAATCATACTGTTTGCGGCACATTAATCGGGCAGGCTAAAAGTAACAGCCATTTTGTGCCTTCGACAGTGTATTTTTACGTTTCGGCAGCAGGAGTCAAATAGCTCGTCGATGCTTTTCACGTTTCTTGGTtcggaaaacgttttcaaaggACTGAAGCAGCTCCGCGTTTCCTGTGTGAACGCCCTTTGCGTCATATTTGTGCGTCAACCAACCAAATTTTCCCATTTTCATCAAAACAAATTATGAGCTGATTCATCCAAACGCTTGATGGTTATTCAAAGCTTTGGACCCCGGTAATATGTGTTcctgaaagcaatttttgtaagCAACACGATCTCGGGCGAGAAAGCATCTCCTAACATCGCATCTCTGGCTGACATTGTGATGTTAGAATTATCGACCTTGACGGGTACCGTAATGTGTACAATCGTTTTCGTTGGTTCTGTGGGGAACCTTTTGACGTTGTTTGTAATAATACGTTATCGTCCATTACACGATGTCACAGGAATGTTTATAGCAAATCTTGCCGTTGCTGACCTTTTGCAATCGACCTTTGGCATGCCATTGATAGCGACATCAGCTTTTCACAATCGGTGGAGGTTTGGCGACTCTCTGTGTATCTTGAGTGGGATGACGAATTCTCTATTCTGTATCACCTCTATGTTGACGCTGGCTGCTATTAGCTTGGATCGATGCCTAGCGATTGTGTTTCCATTGAATCATTTTTCGCTAATTTCATCTCGGAGAGCAAGACTGGCCTTGGTGTACATTTGGGCGCATGCGCTTTTAGTCGCTGTTCTCCCTGTGTTTGGATGGTCAAGGTAAATATTTGTCTTTTCCATTGGTTTAATATGCGTATAAACCAGctttaaggacgatgcctactgtTGTTAATgagcatacgttctgcgcatctccagatactgggatttcctatcggtattgcttagtaatgcagggatatttttgcgcggatTAAATttatgtggagaaagcagaacttagcaaatgctcttggtatccaaaaagaaaattgggggtaaccatgtatttttcagagataattaacctttaatttggaaaggaacgacatacaatgctttgtattgtaaagccttttgctaatattgttgattaatgatctttgaaaaatgcgtggttacccccgatttcctttttggattttaataacacttgttgagatctgcttttcccgcataatcataaaaccgcgcaaaaatgcctttgaattagtaggcaccgtccttaaagtgtcAAGTGTGGCATAGTATATTCATGCTCGGGATTCATGCAACGGCTCTATGTAGGTGTGCATTATCATGTCAGTGCTTGTGTTTGATATCCGTTTCTAAAAGAGAACAACCGATCGCAAGGTATAGTCTTCTCTGATTCCAGTTATGAGTTTAATATTGATGCCGATTAAAGATTTTAGGAGgattcacatgacgtcatcgccgctaTGCCACcggaagtcgtacatttctgttattggtgtccctagaggttgTCAGAAATTTTGTGGGAAATTGTGTACAGTTTGGTGTCAttgataaatgtatttattgGAAACCATTTTCGTTAATCAAGGAATAGCTTCTAGACTGTGGggattttaaaagtaaaaaggaGAAAGGTTCGCGTTTATTGCGTGCAAACATTCAGTCAGCTTATCAAAATTAAGTTATCGGTTTCGTGGCTATTCCTGGCCAGCATTTTGCTCTAGTTATCATACGAAATGCCCAAGtatatcaaacaaaaaaaggGGTAGGCGTTTAGAAATCATTTCCAATGACTTAATCCGGTCATTGCATTTTTGTGGAAATTCGTCATCACACTGTATTCCAACTCTATTGTCGTTTTCATTTTGTGTTTGTAAAACCACTAAAAAAAGGAAGTCaaataaaaatgcaaattgagaTTAGTATGACGTTACAGGAGCaaaggtttgaaaaaaattcaatttatttTCTTACCTCTGTAATTATTTACACAACAGATATTATCCTGTGGTAATTAGTTTAAAGCAGGGCTGTGACGTTCGTAAATTCATTGGATTGGTATTGTCCTTTTTTTGTGAAGAAAGTAATGAAGCAAATGTACTCTAATCAAACACAAGGTGTAAAcgaattaaatgaaaatttgttCCTGAAAGCAGTAAAAGAgtataggaggttttcaaccaacctctagagacaccaataacaatagaaaaatgtacgacttctggtggaggaacaaaagaagctaaggAGAGATCTTtagttttcgtccaccaacatggcggcgattacttcacgtgaaaacctcctatctGCGCAATTAAGTAATATCTAATTATAGCGTATATTTTCGGGACTTCTTGAGGTCGAATAGTTCCTTTATATGTTCGCAGGCacgaaacaattaaaaaaacgtTTCCCTttatacaaaaatatatatccAAAAAATTCGTCTTTTCAAGTACGAGTCTTTTGTTTTTACTAGTGACAATGATGGAAAGGGATGGCGCTTCGAAAAAAGCGGGCGTTATTCAAGGTTTTCAGCGTTTATGAATTCCTATGTTGTTATTGCAGGTACGTTTACTTATCTTACGAGTTCATCTGTACCGTCCAGTGGGAATATAACAAATCCTACACAATCTTTCTCAGCGTCACAAGTTTTGCTTTACCTCTAATTGTTACAGTTCTGTCGTACGCAAGTGTGATGAAGGTCGCTTGTCACCAGGCCCACGAAACGCCACCATTGAAGGTTGGTTGTATCGAGCAGGAACTTGCAACTCATGTTGGAGTCAATGGGGACTCCTTTGCCGTGGATGCGAACGAGTTGAAGAGAAAGAAAAGCCCAAAACTTGAGAAGGCAGGGGCTCAAGAAAATTCCACTAATGACATGGAACTGCTACCGACTGGTAAATTTATTTTGTCGGTTCTCGGAAGACGAAAAAGTTCTAATGATCCTTTTCATGCTTCTAGAATGTCAGTTAAATATCAATACCCAGACCAAACCTACAGCAAGGTCCAAAACCCCAAGCTATGTTACGCAAATTTGGATTCAAGCCTCGATGGACAATTGTTGCCGGTTGAACTGCAATTAACTGTACAGCGGTCTTCTCAGTTAAATCCCGAACCGTCCAGTTTAGGTGCTGAAGTATTCCCCGAAGATCCCGAACTGAACCGAAGATCTCAAACGGGTACGATTCCCGAGGTGGGTGATGAAGTAAATTCCAGAAGAGATGGGCTAGAACTGGTCTCTTCACCAAACAATACAAGACCGCGCCGTCCCTTGTCGCGTGCGCGAGAATGGATGAATGTGAAGAGGACGAACAAAGAGGTGACCGATGCTGTTCTGCATCGAAAGTAAGTTTTAATATGCCTTATATTGAGCAGTTGTCAGGATAAACTGACCAATGATATCAGTTCATCGGCTTTATCTTGGGTTTATCAAGTTGGAACTCGAAAAACGCTCAAGTCTGAGGACAAGCAACGTACGCAGACGCAATTATGTCACGTGACTTATGATCAAGACGCTACTGAGTTTGCGCCTTTTCTTGGATTTTGCTCATGTTAAACCACCTTACACTTGCCAATTACAGCTTGTTGCAGTGTGCTTTTTATCTTTGCTGTGCTCAGTAGACCATGATTTGGAGCTCACAAATCATCGATTTATCTGAGCATTGGTGTTTAGAACGTCTTCTCTCACAGGTCAAGAAGACGGGCAAAGTTTTTGAACCaaggacgacaaccggaagtgagctgttttcctgaAGTTGTCTTGACACTACCATATTTATACCGCTtagtatcttttcactattagaAGACGATTAGGTTAAAAGTCTGGGAAAGAtttgtcctggcatgcgaaatgctCACTTCACACGTTTCCGtcgtggctcaaaaacgtcgcgtgcctGAGCTCGCTTTTGTCAACTTGGCCGATCAATGTGTGACGTCACCATTTACTACGCAGGCGCAGAAGTCAAATTTTTGATCGGCGCGGGAAATAGAAATATAAAACGActatgtttgaaaaaaaaaactatcaatcGAACTTGCGGTACAAGTTGTTTTCTCTCAGTTATTGGCTCCTGCTGTGCATTTTGACTCGATTTTCGTGAGCGAAGTGAATGAACTTGGCGGCAGGGCTACTAAACAGTTAAACATTAAAATATACTAGataatgggccttattcgcacgcggccatattggccgtagacaatagatttttgtaccccgagcctcgtgttgaaatgtttgggaacgagtttcggtggggtaaaacaaaagttttcaatccctcgggactcaacaggACCCATCGTATGAAgcatagattttaaaaaagcaaataGGGAAACGATAAAATATTTATGATAAGAGGAAGGATTTCCGTTCACGTGAAAAGGAGGCGATACCTgtgcattttgaatttcaaaactaagaGAGTTAAATATCGTATTTTgggtaaaggaaagaaaaggaacttttatTAAGTATCTAGTCTTCCAGCGCTGGAgtactaattgaggacactgtaaactgaaatcaacaaattaacgcaaatcaaatcagatgctggtttttgaggagaggggaaaaccggagtacccggagaaaatcctctcggtgcagagtagagaaccaacaaagtaaACCCACattatgacgccgagtctgggaatcgaacgcgggccacattggtgggaggagagTGCTCCCACCTCTGCGCCAATCCATTCTCTATCTGTAATTTActgttatcgttaatttagaacaCTGAAAACTTGATATAGATCATGGGAAATGGACATATATTGtttaaaacaaatatataaACATATATTGTTTAAGACAACCCAAGCGTATGGACATAGGagtcgaacctgggaatgttgattATTTCCCAATCAcctaaccactacaccaccgctcagggaaaatattttaaacactgaTAATGCTGTAtcatcactcggcaacaaacaatgttaaacactgcaaaaggtcgTTTACCAAACTTCACGTCAATGCTAAACAGTTTAGGCCCAATGACTTTTCCGCAGGGATATTCTATATGGGAGACTTGaataaatctcttttttttgAGAGTCCGGTGTCtggatcttcagtggtgaagcgaAAAGAAACGGTTCTTACAGAATAgaactccgggttcaaatccaatccacggatgTGATTATTCagtttccttattttctctggtaccacaagtcctgggacttaagtgtcctaaattaacgataacagtaaattcaaagcaaattgcgaattaacgataatctataatttagagaagagatcgtgttgcCTGCAAAAGGGATTTATTCTTCCACCAGCCTGCTTGAATGTGATACACGCGGGCGTGTGCTGCATGGTCACCTGCTATCGGAGTTGGATTGAAAGAGTTATATAATGGAACGGGATTTGCCATGTACAACATCTGAACTCAATCGAATAATTATGttctttgctttttctttttcaggaaaGAGATGAAGGTTGTTCTGactctagctgttgttaacggGACATTTATACTTTGTTGGTTGCCTCACTTCATTGGAATTATGTGTTTGATGTTTACAAAAGGATCGTGTCCATTTTCTGACAGTTTCTTCATGATCACTACAACATTAGCGATGCTGAACAGCGGTTGCAACCCATTTATTTACACTCTGACATACCGAAAGTTCAGAAAAGCGTTTAAAAAAACTTTACCATGGTTTTGGACAAACCGGATTAGAAATGGTTGAGGTGTCTCAATCGATACAAGAGGCCATTTTGGCCTTCACTCGGTCTTTCAAGCTAACGCCTACGCGAGAGGTTAGAAGTGAGGTAATGTAATTCATACTAAAGGATTGTAACTCACCTTACGGCACTTTATTGGATAAAATCAATTCTAAACCTCTGTATATTAGACGCCTGCAGAATTTCTTAGTTATACTATATAAGAGTCTGTTTTTTAGTAACTGTCCTGGATATTTAAGTAATATGCTTACTCTGCGCTCTACAAGCTATCGTTTACGTGGCAattgacctttttgcagatacggcggccattttgatttctattgtttcaaatagttaTTATGGAAtacccagggggcaaatacatattaatttgccccctaagcatcccataatgtcttttgaaacaatagaaatcaaaatggccgccgtatcggctAAAAGGTCTATTATCTTGTCTCTTCCTAATCCAAAAACAACAACTTACAGcctgctttctttttcatatcGAGCGGCTAAATTGTGGAACTCTCTTCCCGATTTGTTTAGAACATCTAGTTTTACGGATTTTAAGAGTAGAATACTAAACTATGACTCATTTTAGTAGCATTGCAATTAGTTTTATAATGTATATAGTTAagcatattt
Proteins encoded:
- the LOC137981907 gene encoding uncharacterized protein; amino-acid sequence: MSLDIGEATGITMIGIIFIAVAGNLMTLFVITRYPPLRDVTGMFLANLAVADLLQAVIGMPLIATSAFRKEWVFGNVLCVISGMTNSLFCITSVLTLTAVSIDRYLAIVHPLHYQNWLTVNRAKMALVYLWTQASFAALLPVFGWSRYVYLPYEFICTVQWEYDRAFTITVWSTCFIAPVLVTVVCYSGIGKVASKRAREERLNTVGSVVNSQEMCQAGALPGYGETNSIRGKENLAFMGAHKDIGDKLEPKRHEVSTTKCMEYDENLTPDSVSVRKDDLQAQGTPPFELAGKSFNPKEWVSLPYALGSSLGNPAIVLSFPDAAATNNNFDESCVDKNGSCTMPSIVKGMMAQRASESKVAFLRKIRKPRVGPADAVSPAISGTPIAKTNAWKLELGLSLEGQESVRHTRKSIKLQGYLARVRESKARRRVGARCDRRKEMKMALILLIVNGTFVLCWLPHFVGSLCLTFAGGSCPFPDSFFIITTTLAMLNSGCNPFIYTLTYRKFRQAFKRVMPFVRSKRRPELFLKAIFVSNTISGEKASPNIASLADIVMLELSTLTGTVMCTIVFVGSVGNLLTLFVIIRYRPLHDVTGMFIANLAVADLLQSTFGMPLIATSAFHNRWRFGDSLCILSGMTNSLFCITSMLTLAAISLDRCLAIVFPLNHFSLISSRRARLALVYIWAHALLVAVLPVFGWSRYVYLSYEFICTVQWEYNKSYTIFLSVTSFALPLIVTVLSYASVMKVACHQAHETPPLKVGCIEQELATHVGVNGDSFAVDANELKRKKSPKLEKAGAQENSTNDMELLPTGKFILSVLGRRKSSNDPFHASRMSVKYQYPDQTYSKVQNPKLCYANLDSSLDGQLLPVELQLTVQRSSQLNPEPSSLGAEVFPEDPELNRRSQTGTIPEVGDEVNSRRDGLELVSSPNNTRPRRPLSRAREWMNVKRTNKEVTDAVLHRKKEMKVVLTLAVVNGTFILCWLPHFIGIMCLMFTKGSCPFSDSFFMITTTLAMLNSGCNPFIYTLTYRKFRKAFKKTLPWFWTNRIRNG